From Solidesulfovibrio carbinoliphilus subsp. oakridgensis, the proteins below share one genomic window:
- a CDS encoding methyl-accepting chemotaxis protein, producing MRRIGLNSVLTLAVVVSLFIGIAAIIVYTAMSTHDITTSLQESALQQTAKSTVSILDLYIENARDEVENLANLPVVLQALGGTPEHAQSMLTSYVAKSSILQSAVIIGPDGKSVAGTTKSGQIQPTSYADRDYFKAIMGGQESYLDKKVLKSKSTGDLIFVAAHAVRDAAGKTRGVVIVCPAWNNFTKKFIDPIRFGQAGYGFMIDSEGMILAHPLDKSLLLSTPADRTISDKALQTKNGLVTYTYKGEQKYMAVAEVPAVGWLVCMTAAEADMSGLAAGQRNILIGVGLFVLVAVAVLITIFNRVMVLAPLAAIRQFTEKVAGGDLGARLSGRFRFELAGLAKNLERMVGELKTKLGFAEGVMNGIPTPCGIVAPDCTMLWANRHICDLLEKTAPPETFKGQKSGLFYLGDASRETCSDRALRETQALTMQNEYVTPSGKTLYISVISTPFFDMDGTLLGSISFWTDQTEIHAQQARIAAQNALMAETADKASLTSDRMASASQQLSAQIEQANNGAQEQNGRVQETVTAVEEMNATILEVARNAGDTATGAEAARQKAREGADMVTEVVAAVGTVRDAAAALKDKMRGLGQQAHGIGAVLGVISDIADQTNLLALNAAIEAARAGEAGRGFAVVADEVRKLAEKTMHATKEVGEAIAGIQQGTTDTERMVDRAAAAVDQATTLAERSGAALSEIVSVVEIAGDQVRAIATAAEQQSATSEEINRAVEAISRIASETADAMAQSAQAVAELASQAQSLSALVAEIRANGGQEALSA from the coding sequence ATGCGCCGGATCGGCCTCAACTCGGTATTGACGCTCGCCGTCGTTGTTTCACTGTTTATCGGCATCGCGGCCATCATCGTCTACACCGCAATGTCAACCCACGACATCACGACCAGCCTGCAGGAATCCGCCCTGCAACAGACCGCGAAAAGCACGGTCAGCATCCTGGACCTTTATATCGAAAACGCCCGGGACGAGGTCGAGAACCTGGCCAACCTCCCCGTGGTCCTCCAGGCCCTCGGCGGCACGCCCGAACATGCGCAGAGCATGCTCACTTCCTATGTCGCCAAATCGAGCATCCTGCAGTCGGCCGTGATCATCGGGCCAGACGGAAAGTCCGTGGCCGGAACCACCAAGTCCGGGCAAATCCAGCCCACCAGCTACGCCGACCGCGACTACTTCAAGGCCATCATGGGAGGACAGGAGTCCTACTTGGACAAAAAGGTGCTCAAGAGCAAAAGCACCGGCGATCTTATTTTCGTAGCGGCCCATGCCGTGCGCGATGCCGCCGGCAAGACGCGCGGCGTCGTGATCGTCTGCCCGGCCTGGAACAACTTCACCAAGAAATTCATCGACCCGATCCGGTTCGGCCAGGCCGGCTACGGATTCATGATCGACTCCGAGGGGATGATTCTGGCCCATCCCCTGGACAAGAGCCTGCTCCTGTCGACCCCGGCCGACCGGACCATCTCGGACAAGGCCCTGCAGACCAAAAACGGCCTCGTGACCTACACCTACAAGGGCGAACAGAAATACATGGCCGTGGCCGAAGTGCCCGCCGTGGGCTGGCTGGTCTGCATGACCGCCGCCGAGGCGGACATGTCAGGCTTGGCCGCCGGACAGCGCAACATCCTGATCGGCGTCGGCCTGTTCGTGCTCGTGGCCGTGGCGGTCCTGATCACCATCTTCAATCGGGTCATGGTTCTCGCCCCGCTGGCGGCCATCCGCCAGTTCACCGAAAAGGTCGCCGGCGGCGACCTCGGCGCCCGGCTGTCGGGCCGGTTCCGCTTCGAGCTGGCCGGGCTGGCCAAAAACCTCGAACGCATGGTCGGAGAACTCAAGACCAAGCTCGGCTTCGCCGAAGGGGTCATGAACGGCATTCCCACCCCCTGCGGCATCGTGGCCCCGGACTGCACCATGCTCTGGGCCAACCGGCACATCTGCGACCTGCTTGAGAAGACCGCCCCGCCCGAGACCTTCAAGGGCCAGAAATCCGGGCTCTTCTACCTCGGCGACGCCTCGCGCGAGACCTGCTCGGACCGGGCACTGCGGGAAACACAGGCCTTGACCATGCAAAACGAATACGTCACCCCCTCGGGCAAGACGCTCTACATCAGCGTCATCAGCACGCCGTTTTTCGACATGGACGGCACACTGCTCGGCTCCATCTCGTTTTGGACCGACCAGACCGAAATCCACGCGCAGCAGGCCCGCATCGCCGCCCAGAACGCGCTCATGGCCGAAACCGCAGACAAGGCCTCCCTGACCTCGGACCGCATGGCCTCGGCCTCGCAGCAGCTCTCGGCCCAGATCGAACAGGCGAATAACGGCGCCCAGGAGCAAAACGGCCGGGTCCAGGAAACGGTCACGGCCGTGGAGGAGATGAACGCCACCATCCTGGAGGTGGCTCGAAACGCCGGCGACACCGCGACCGGGGCCGAAGCGGCCCGGCAAAAGGCCCGCGAGGGCGCGGACATGGTCACGGAAGTGGTGGCGGCCGTGGGCACGGTGCGCGACGCCGCCGCAGCCCTCAAGGACAAGATGCGGGGACTTGGCCAGCAGGCCCACGGCATCGGCGCGGTCCTCGGCGTCATTTCCGACATCGCGGACCAGACCAACCTGCTGGCCTTAAATGCCGCCATCGAGGCCGCCCGGGCCGGGGAGGCCGGACGCGGTTTCGCCGTGGTGGCCGACGAGGTGCGAAAGCTGGCCGAAAAAACCATGCACGCCACCAAGGAAGTGGGCGAGGCCATTGCCGGCATCCAGCAGGGGACCACCGACACCGAGCGCATGGTGGACCGGGCGGCCGCGGCCGTGGACCAGGCGACCACGCTGGCCGAACGGTCGGGCGCGGCCCTCTCCGAGATCGTGTCCGTGGTCGAGATCGCCGGAGACCAGGTCCGGGCCATCGCCACGGCCGCCGAACAGCAGTCCGCCACCTCCGAGGAGATCAACCGGGCCGTGGAGGCCATCAGCCGCATCGCCTCGGAAACCGCCGACGCCATGGCCCAGTCGGCCCAGGCCGTCGCCGAACTGGCGTCCCAGGCCCAGAGCCTTTCCGCCCTGGTGGCCGAAATCCGGGCAAACGGCGGGCAGGAGGCCCTTTCCGCCTGA
- the uvrA gene encoding excinuclease ABC subunit UvrA codes for MTEAPHIHIEGARQHNLKDLTLDIPRDQLVVVCGPSGSGKSTLAFDIVYAEGQRRYVESLSAYARQFLPQMDKPQVDKIEGLSPAISLEQQTATRNPRSTVGTVTEIYDFLRVFFARLGKPHCPKCGEPITARTADEIISDILAYPEGSKVLLLAPLVEHQKGTHADRLKKLKSQGFARVRVGGVIVPLEPLPELEKNKRHSIDLVVDRLVVKDGIRSRLSDSVELGLNQGEGRLVVADHEGKAPDRLFSTASSCPTCKISVPKPSPQLFSFNSPQGACPACSGIGAVEYFEPALLAPNKGLTLSSGGILPWKSDRALARYSRRLTDLGQRHGFTLGTRLADFSEAAWQALFYGDKAFGWEGVVNLLEHGQSFGSVWRDELARYRQSRPCPTCQGARLRPEALSVRVAGENISQFCAMPIDRALTWLTGLDFAGSDTLIAEPLLKELTHRLRFLSGVGLEYISLSRNMATLSGGEAQRIRLAGQLGSGLVGVTYVLDEPSIGLHPRDNDRLLGTLRQLQGRGNTVLVVEHDEATIRHADHVIELGPGSGRLGGEIVYQGNVAGMLASPQSLTGMYLRGEAISPRPETRRPGNGLLALRGVTTNNLKGIDAEIPLGCLVCVTGVSGSGKSSLVMDSLYKHLALAKGIKVDAPGMIAGIEGAERIEKIVSIDQTPIGRTPRSNPATYTKVFDEIREIFSTTPDAKRRGFKPGRFSFNVKGGRCEACGGDGQIRVEMHFLPDIYVTCEVCGGLRYNRETLDVRYKGLSIAEVLDLTVKQARGFFENYPVLDRRLSVLEEVGLDYLHLGQPATTLSGGEAQRIKISRELGKRSLPGALYILDEPTTGLHMQEVGKLITVLHRLVDKGASVLVIEHNTDVVAASDYVIDLGPGGGEAGGRIVAQGTPEELVANPDSVTGKFLDLSRPAGLKSAAS; via the coding sequence TTCCCCGCGACCAGCTCGTGGTGGTCTGCGGCCCGTCGGGCTCCGGCAAGTCCACCCTGGCCTTTGACATCGTCTACGCCGAGGGCCAGCGGCGCTACGTGGAATCCCTGTCCGCCTACGCCCGCCAGTTCCTGCCCCAGATGGACAAGCCGCAGGTGGACAAGATCGAGGGCCTCTCGCCGGCCATCTCGCTCGAACAGCAGACCGCCACCCGAAACCCCCGGTCCACGGTGGGCACGGTGACGGAAATCTACGACTTTTTGCGGGTCTTTTTCGCCCGCCTGGGCAAGCCCCACTGCCCCAAGTGCGGGGAGCCCATAACGGCCCGCACGGCGGACGAGATCATAAGCGACATCCTGGCCTATCCCGAGGGGTCCAAGGTCCTGCTCCTGGCCCCCCTGGTCGAGCACCAGAAAGGGACCCACGCCGATCGTCTGAAAAAGTTGAAAAGCCAGGGCTTCGCCCGGGTCCGCGTCGGCGGCGTCATCGTGCCGCTCGAACCCTTGCCGGAGCTCGAAAAAAACAAGCGCCACTCCATCGACCTGGTGGTCGACCGGCTGGTGGTCAAGGACGGCATCCGCTCGCGCCTGTCCGACTCCGTGGAACTCGGCCTCAACCAGGGCGAAGGCCGGCTGGTGGTGGCCGACCACGAGGGCAAGGCCCCGGACCGGCTTTTTTCCACGGCCTCGTCCTGCCCGACCTGCAAGATCAGCGTGCCCAAGCCCTCGCCCCAGCTTTTTTCCTTCAACAGCCCGCAAGGCGCCTGTCCGGCCTGCTCGGGCATCGGCGCGGTCGAGTATTTCGAGCCGGCCCTGCTCGCCCCCAACAAGGGCCTGACCTTGTCCTCCGGCGGCATCCTGCCCTGGAAGAGCGACCGGGCCCTGGCCCGCTATTCCAGGCGGCTTACGGACCTCGGCCAGCGCCACGGTTTCACCCTCGGCACCCGGCTGGCCGATTTTTCCGAGGCGGCCTGGCAGGCCCTTTTTTACGGCGACAAGGCCTTTGGCTGGGAGGGGGTGGTCAATCTCCTGGAGCACGGCCAGTCCTTCGGCTCGGTCTGGCGCGACGAACTGGCCCGCTACCGCCAGTCCCGGCCCTGCCCGACCTGCCAGGGGGCCAGGCTGCGGCCGGAAGCCCTGTCCGTGCGGGTGGCCGGGGAGAACATCTCCCAGTTTTGCGCCATGCCCATCGACCGGGCCCTCACCTGGCTGACGGGCCTGGACTTCGCCGGGTCCGACACGCTCATCGCCGAACCGCTCTTGAAGGAACTGACCCACCGCCTGCGGTTTCTCTCGGGCGTGGGCCTCGAATACATTTCGCTCTCGCGCAACATGGCCACCCTGTCCGGCGGCGAGGCCCAGCGCATCCGGCTGGCCGGCCAGCTCGGCTCGGGCCTGGTCGGGGTCACCTATGTCCTCGACGAGCCGTCGATCGGGCTCCACCCCCGGGACAACGACCGGCTCCTCGGCACGCTGCGCCAGCTCCAAGGCCGGGGCAACACCGTGCTCGTGGTCGAGCACGACGAGGCCACCATCCGCCACGCCGACCACGTGATCGAGCTTGGGCCGGGCTCGGGCCGCCTTGGCGGCGAGATCGTCTACCAGGGAAACGTCGCCGGCATGCTGGCCTCGCCCCAGTCCCTGACCGGCATGTACCTTCGCGGCGAGGCCATTTCCCCGCGCCCGGAGACCCGCCGGCCGGGCAACGGGCTGTTGGCCCTTCGCGGCGTCACCACCAACAACCTGAAAGGCATCGACGCCGAGATTCCGCTCGGCTGCCTGGTCTGCGTCACCGGCGTGTCGGGCTCGGGCAAGAGTTCGCTGGTCATGGATTCGCTTTACAAGCACCTGGCCCTGGCCAAGGGCATCAAGGTGGACGCGCCGGGCATGATCGCCGGCATCGAGGGGGCGGAGCGCATCGAGAAGATCGTCAGCATCGACCAGACGCCCATCGGCCGCACCCCGCGCTCCAACCCGGCCACCTACACCAAGGTCTTCGACGAGATCCGCGAGATCTTTTCCACCACTCCCGACGCCAAGCGCCGGGGGTTCAAACCCGGCCGGTTCAGCTTCAACGTCAAGGGCGGCCGGTGCGAGGCCTGCGGCGGCGACGGCCAGATCCGGGTGGAGATGCACTTTTTGCCGGACATCTACGTCACCTGCGAAGTCTGCGGCGGCCTGCGGTACAACCGCGAGACCCTGGACGTCCGGTACAAGGGCCTGAGCATCGCCGAGGTCCTGGACCTGACCGTGAAACAGGCCCGGGGCTTTTTCGAGAACTACCCGGTCCTCGACCGGCGGCTGTCCGTGCTGGAGGAAGTGGGGCTCGACTACCTGCACCTGGGCCAGCCGGCCACGACCCTGTCCGGCGGCGAGGCCCAGCGCATCAAGATCTCGCGCGAACTCGGCAAGCGCAGCCTGCCGGGGGCCCTCTACATCCTGGACGAGCCGACCACGGGCCTGCACATGCAGGAGGTGGGCAAGCTCATCACCGTGCTCCACCGGCTGGTGGACAAGGGGGCGAGCGTGCTGGTCATCGAGCACAACACCGACGTGGTGGCCGCCTCGGACTACGTGATTGACCTCGGCCCGGGCGGCGGCGAGGCCGGCGGCCGCATCGTGGCCCAGGGCACGCCCGAGGAACTGGTCGCCAACCCCGACTCGGTCACGGGGAAATTCCTGGACCTCTCCCGCCCGGCCGGCCTCAAAAGCGCCGCCTCGTAA